In the genome of Taurinivorans muris, one region contains:
- a CDS encoding WcbI family polysaccharide biosynthesis putative acetyltransferase, with amino-acid sequence MLSCLVSANCQGVPLIRQLLAFQPFAKSYSPEFFVNFKKESIPLEKLASCNLLIYQKLNAHWGELSEDYLLSHVNPKAKVVCMPNIYNPALWPISKGTGDLSDPYNETYVDELMRRSLSKEEILYLIKKVDFAKHYDLQSMFAEAMKVERNKGYVRCAEFCDFIEENFSKTKLFTTFNHPYGILLNKVAQTVLEEIGYRGVPDRLIPDLTCDDEYYMPIHPSVAKFFHLSFIDENTKYPVYGNMLTYYEYVAGYIFARENKFPLAHYFRCLSERKKQISVR; translated from the coding sequence ATGTTGAGTTGTTTGGTTTCCGCAAATTGCCAAGGTGTTCCCCTTATACGGCAATTATTGGCGTTTCAGCCGTTTGCAAAGAGTTATTCTCCGGAATTTTTTGTCAATTTTAAAAAGGAGAGCATTCCCCTTGAAAAATTGGCAAGCTGCAATTTGCTTATTTATCAAAAGCTTAATGCGCATTGGGGCGAACTTTCGGAAGATTACCTGCTGAGTCATGTCAATCCGAAAGCGAAAGTCGTTTGCATGCCGAACATTTATAATCCCGCATTATGGCCTATTTCAAAGGGGACAGGCGATTTGTCCGACCCTTACAATGAAACCTATGTTGATGAGCTTATGCGCCGCAGCTTATCGAAAGAAGAAATCCTATATCTGATTAAAAAAGTCGATTTTGCAAAGCATTATGATTTGCAGTCCATGTTTGCGGAAGCTATGAAGGTCGAGAGAAATAAAGGGTATGTCCGCTGTGCTGAGTTTTGTGATTTCATTGAAGAAAATTTTTCTAAAACCAAACTGTTCACGACATTTAATCATCCCTACGGCATTTTATTGAATAAAGTGGCGCAGACCGTGCTTGAGGAAATAGGATACAGGGGCGTTCCTGATCGGCTTATTCCGGATTTGACGTGTGATGATGAATATTATATGCCTATTCATCCTTCGGTGGCAAAATTTTTTCATTTGTCTTTCATTGACGAAAATACAAAATATCCCGTTTACGGCAATATGCTGACCTATTATGAATATGTTGCGGGGTATATTTTCGCGCGGGAAAACAAATTTCCTTTGGCCCATTATTTCAGATGTCTGTCTGAAAGAAAAAAACAAATTTCCGTCCGTTAG